A region of the Apium graveolens cultivar Ventura chromosome 6, ASM990537v1, whole genome shotgun sequence genome:
CACTTTGTAGGGTTCAGTCGCATGTTACTTGCCCTTGCGTTGGTGAACGTTTCTCGAAGGTATGTCACATGGTCGAAGGCAACTTTTGACTTTGTGATCATGTCATCGACGTATATTAGCATGTTTCTCCCTATCTGCGAGGAGAAAATTTTATCCATCGTCTGCTGAAAAGTAGCGCCCGCATTGATTAACCTGAAGGACATTACTTTGTATCCAAAGACCCCCCTGTGAGTGATGAAAGCGGTTTGTTTCCAGTCATGGGAATCCATTTTAATTTGATTATATCCCGAAAAGGCGTCCATAAAGGACAGGAGTTCATTTCCCGCTGTGGCGTCGATGAGTTGGTCGATGTTGGGCAAAGGGTAAAAATCTTTGGGGCATGCCCTATTCACATCTGAGTAATCAATGCACATTCTCCACTTCCCATTGCTCTTTTTAACTAGAACCACGTTTGATATCCATGTGGGGAATTGCACGGGCTCGATGAAACCGGCGTTGAGGAGTCTGTTGACCTCTTGGTCGATGGCTGCTCTTTTCTCGGCCGAGAATATGCGTTGTTTCTGTCGCACAGGCCTGGTGTCCCTACTGATGTGCAATGAATGTCGAGCAATGGTCTCTGGGATGCCAGGCATGTCTGTTGGGGCCCAAGCAAAAATATCATAGAATTCCCGGATGAGGTTTGTGATTTCTTTTTTGAGGTCCGATGAGAGATTCTTGCCAATTCTTGTTGTTTTATCGGGGTTTCCTTCAAATACTTCTATATCTTCTGTTTCCTCGAGAGGGGAGCATGAATTGCATGTGGATGTGTCGATCAATTCTCTTGGGTCAATGTCAAGTACCTGATTGACTTCTAACTCTTCCTCTGTCTTCTTCCTTGGAGAGACTGTGGTTAGGTAGCATTATCTTGCTGTTACCTGATCACCAATCATTTCTCCCACGCCGAAATCTGTGGGGAATTTCATTTTTAAGTGGGAGATAGATGTTATAGCTCGGAGTGCGGTGATCGTTGTTCGTCCCAAAATAGCGTTAAAGCTTGAGGAAGCACTAATCACATGGAATTTGACCATTTTCCAAATATGACAGGGTGGGGAACCGAAAAGTACTGGCATGTCGATGGTTCCTACCACGTGAACCTCATTGCCTGTAAACCCGTATAACGGGGTTCGGGAGTTCTCAAGTCTTCTATCTCCTATGTCCATTCGGGAAAAAGCGTGATGATATAACACGTCGACAGAGCTACCATTATCGACCAGCATTTTCTTAACCGTGTTGTTTCCCACACGTGTTGTGATGACAAGAGCATCTTGATGGCCTTCGATGAGACCGGGACGATAATCATCATCGGAGAAAGAGATGACTGGGGAGGGATTCGTTCGAGGGCGTTTAGCTATCGAGGGATTGACATTAAAGACTTCTCGAGCATAAATCTTACGAGAGTTGTGGGACAGACCTCCGGCGGCTACGCCACCAAAAATAACGTCGATTACTCGATCGTCTTCGCCTCGATGGTGGCGTCTGGGTTCATCATCGTGTTGCACATAATGGACTAGTTGTCCTCGACGAATTTTTCCTTCGATGAGGTTGCTAAGCTGAAAACATTGCTCCGTTGTATGGCCAGTGTCTTCATGATATTCACAATATCTGGAGCTTGGGGGTCTTCCTGGTTTCATGGGTCTTGGAGGGCGATAATCCGGTTCTATTTTTAACACCGCCAAAATTGTCATTTTTTCGGTGTTGAGTTTAGTGAACTCTTTTTCAGATCGATTATGGGATTGCCAATCTCTTTCCCTTCTATCCCTTGGGGGAAGGTCCGAAGTGCGTGGTGGGGGAGACCTACGGCGCTCTCGGCGCCTTTCCCTCGCGGGGGAACGTGGACTGTAGCTTCGGCGTCGTTCATATTTTGATGACCTCCGTGGAGACTGTATACAGCTTACCGCTTCTTGAAGCATCATGCGGTGTTCTATAATCTGGAACGCGGCCTGTAAAGTTTTCGGCCTTTTTTCAAAGATCTCTTCTAAAAGAAGGCCATGCCTAGACTTATCGATGCCGACTGTCAGGAAATTGATAGCCATCTGTTCTATTAAGTCTGGAATTTCTGCTCTCTTCTCTGAACCTGGTTAGGAAACTTCTGAGACTTTCGCCAGAGCGTTGGTGCATTGTCATCAATGATGCTgtaactttgattcctttgtagTTGCTGGAAAATCGGGCCTGAAACTTGCTTTTCAGAGTTGTCCATGAGTCGATTGACCGAGGTGGCAAGTTACTGTACCATCGCAGAGCCGTGCCTTGGAGGCAAGTGGAGAAGAACTGACACCTAGCGATCTCCGAATGGCCGAAGAAAGCCATGCGACCATCAAATGTGTTTAGGAATGCTAACGGGTCCGAGGATTCGTCAAAATGATCGAGAGCAGGTGTCTTCAATGTCCTGTCGATGCGCGCCTTCTCGAGCACTAATGATAGGGGGCTTTCGGAAATGGTTTCAAAGCCTGCCTGATTTCTCATCAAGGTACGCATCTGGGCGATTTCCTCCTGCATTTCAGCTCCTTCACCTAAGTCGGTCCGGCGGTTCCCGGATCAAGCTCTTCTACAATCATCTTCTGGTTGGATCTTGTTAAAGCAAAGCTCCTTCTAACGCCAAATGATGTTCTAATAATGTTATTATTACTTATTAGATTATAGTTTTAGGAGATGATCTTCTTTGCTTAATTTGCCAACCCCTTCAAATGGGATTGTTGTCTTTTATTTATACTAAgtcccaaatgggcttttttctTACAaattgggccttcttgggctttacatAATGTATTACAACTATTCTAACTATAATTCCTTTGGGCCGCCTTGTCTTGGTCCAACACTTACCCACAACAAGTCCAACAGCAACCACAAAGATGGAACCAAAAATTTAAAAGGGTTACCAAATTTTTTAATATTGAATAAAACTAAATATACCACATCAAGAATTGTTTTGAAAGGCACGAGACATAATCATGTCTATAAATTCAATCTCCTTGCAGAAACACATGACTAACTTAATTTTGTTAGAGAATTTCAATTGTCCACTTCCTTGAACTAAGGACCAAAAAGAAATTGAATTTTTAATTTCAGCCAGCTAACATACCTCAGGTGTTTTGCTGAACGTTTTCCATCTTTACTGCTTAATGAATGTAACCTGGATCATGACATCTGAAATTCTTTGCCGGGCTTATGGGTTGCCACTTCTTTCAATTTTTTGGGCATCCACACATACTTGCACCTGTGTGAAATATGAGGTGGTATGTTCAATAAGTTTATTTGCAAAATGCACTTAATTTATAAAATTACTTAAATTTATACCGGAACTCAGCTTCATATTGTCGGTGTATGAACTTGCACCGTAGCAGGGCAGCTAGATACCGAATACAACACAGGGCGGTAAATATGTTTTAGATATTTTAGCATTTTTCAAATTATTATGCAGattaatttgtagagatattgtgtttaacagaATTAATAAAGCATGCCCAAGAAACAcattattttcaaaactcacaTAACTTTgtttaaaattaagtatgtcttccccacaaatttttgggttcttttttaagtaaagaactcagcttctatcttgagagagttacaagaaaatctagatatGTTTGTTACTACGAAAATAAAAGACCgatgtttactttatagattagtaaacacaggtttacacatcATGCattaagatgtactaaaccctactttaagttatctctaaagctttccatttctggcttagtgaatctttgcaaatcttgtaggtctgtgactttcctttgtcagttaatcttggcacTTGATattgcactcttcaagctacttttttagacttttcaatctaagtgattagatcgtttgttgattgataatcttgaatctttaacttgtatACATTCTGTACTTGATTTTCATATCGAGGTCTCTAGTTTGTTGTATAGAAaattgacatctcgataagtataatggcttattgagatctcttagttctctataagtgtctttgacttgtcgaggtctctgagttctctatacgtgaacttggcttgtcgaggtatccaaaactctgcatgtagaaatgacttgtcaatatctctgagatctctataaccattttgacttgtcgatatctctgagatctctaatgagaaatttaCTTGTCGATATCCCTAATCTTCATATCcttattttgacttgtcgatatctttgagttctctatatgcaaaatgacttgtcgatatctcagagatctctatatacattttgacttgtagatatctctgagatctctaatgagagattgacttgtcgaaatctccaattttcatatcttcatttgacttgtcgaatctcgggacttctctataagccaacttggacttctcgataagtcattctggagttttttaatgacttctctatattacttgatctgtgacttgtaaatatcttgacttagaacatttttcctaaaatagatttattcaactccaagcttcttcaccttttctctgaggcatgatcttgttgatcttcattcatagtttattcttaggcttgagactgttcacagaaaaatattccagtctaatctttaacaattttatagactcaagtaatacaatacaaaatacagatttagactatcatacaactaaatcttaggattgtcaataTTACTTAGTCTTGTTGTGATACAggaatgtcttgcacaacaatctcccctaatttgtgagaagaCTGCATATCACAATTTAATgtctggtaacaagactaaccccaagttccAACAAAACAATAAAAGATTACATAAAATTAACAGAGCACATATACAACTTTAATATACTGATTGATTATATGAGTTTGTTATGTATATTCATCACATGAAATTCTCATAGCTTATTcctttctaatgaggtcctttagatttacaagtacttgaagttcctctatgatttgtgtccctcttagagtttccacaagcttgagccaatcGTCCAGTGAATATCCATTCaagtaaccaactctgaatcttgaaTATTTGCCAACTtttatgttcagaaaatgtccatccttagaaattttgttcatcccctttgccttgagctcatttgatctttgttcaaataATGCAATTTCTTTTTCATATTTCCTATCCCTTTCATCCTTTTCAGCCTTTTCTTTTGCTCTTCTTTCATCTCTTACTTTCATCCATACATAAAACACAGCCCTACATGCTCTTGtactagtatccttatccttcatcaagctaatcacccttctgatttctgtggttgaaagtgtgtccattAAATCCCTTCCAAGTAAAGTGTATGAGCCATCTTGATAATAAATTATGACTTccctcaatgatacaacccaaactttgaccatttcttcagctaattgttgaaagtagtcatcatttgtgatgcaccaatttagtggTAGAAAATCAGTCTCCTCAAAACAATACCAGATGGCCCTCTTTTCAACTTGcagtttctttggttttctcccaacagttttaaaatgagttttgataggtggcttaaatgaaggtaggtttgaaatTTTCTTTAGAGTGATTTGGCTAAaggtgattggtattttaagtagagtgtttgcattttttttatacaaaattttagGCTTAGAGGTCAAGGGCAGTTGAATGTTTGAGCTTGTAGGTTTAGTGGTTTGAGCATGTTGGATTTGGTTTACTAAAACATTTTTCTTTGAGCCTTCacatcttccttcttctttcttctttcatctccCCTATTCTTATCATCTCTCTTCTTGTCTTCTGTCTTGCTGCCAGTTGCCTTTGAAGGTTGACTTGGATTCGAGctagaaggtttttgatcatatTTCTTCTACTCAACATCATCCAAGTCACCATTAGTATAGATTTGAGTTTCGGGCAACTTGGTTTCAGCATCTTTTAGATATCTTCCCAACAACTTGATCAtgtcttcatcttcaacagtcttgtaCTACTTTATCTTCAAGTCTGTCTCCAAAGTCATTATCAGCTTCTTGTTTTCCATGACATATTGCTTAGGAATTTGGAAATATTTGCAATGTTTGATGGTTGGACAGATGTAtaccactcccttgcttggttgtaaatatgcttctggaaaagcagctacttgagccttcttcaattcatttagcaagagagtgtcttcatgaattATTATGTTGACTTTGTTGATCAGAATGTCCAATTCAGATGCGCTTCTTGTTATGAGATAGTTAAGGGACATCTGTATACACCTATCTACACCTGAGTCATTTATATTGACAATAATCATTTTCTCCTGAAAGTTGTCCTTtgtcaccaagatcaccctta
Encoded here:
- the LOC141665590 gene encoding uncharacterized protein LOC141665590; this translates as MAINFLTVGIDKSRHGLLLEEIFEKRPKTLQAAFQIIEHRMMLQEAVSCIQSPRRSSKYERRRSYSPRSPARERRRERRRSPPPRTSDLPPRDRRERDWQSHNRSEKEFTKLNTEKMTILAVLKIEPDYRPPRPMKPGRPPSSRYCEYHEDTGHTTEQCFQLSNLIEGKIRRGQLVHYVQHDDEPRRHHRGEDDRVIDVIFGGVAAGGLSHNSRKIYAREVFNVNPSIAKRPRTNPSPVISFSDDDYRPGLIEGHQDALVITTRVGNNTVKKMLVDNGSSVDVLYHHAFSRMDIGDRRLENSRTPLYGFTGNEVHVVGTIDMPVLFGSPPCHIWKMVKFHVISASSSFNAILGRTTITALRAITSISHLKMKFPTDFGVGEMIGDQVTAR